A single genomic interval of Rosistilla ulvae harbors:
- a CDS encoding GNAT family N-acetyltransferase has protein sequence MTNHEIAVRLIETADELDVVKEIYRTQKALLGFFPDEAFQQRADAKQILIAWSGSDAAGYVLFATNQRYEVRITHLCVKSEYGNRKIAKQLIAALVQAHPNHSRIRLNCRVDYEAAGRYRRMGFSELRRFPGKKQGGSELIAFALAINETPLFDALDEPSETVTVVCDTMVCIDIEDQDRPHHKASSGLRSDWLVDEINLKVTPEIFADLGRQAEPLRSDMRSAVKNGWDQVAVDPLEVERQLKEVRQVMGEPKDDASASDQRHIAIAAAIESAAFVTRDEEVLSFREQIQSSLGLRLLPPSEFITEYDAVLNSHRYQYRELTRSGIERCRVGSIDDFDLKCFIDSAGGETLKVFRAKLIAMLAAPREWEIYRVCSRSDKCIALFAIRILDGGGREIHLLRLSRRLVGTRFGRILAEYIADQPLGAWRSGQRRIVTISDRYATPLVLGACSRRGWSHADGSLWRLSLPGQWSQSSLCAELSAMSDSGIVPMEFAEQISKSIDIDHNCLGNEAETQQLERLIHPGKVTFGQLPTWVIPIQPRWAQELFDFRLWNMPLFDPETSLVINPDSAYYKSPRQGPSTPFGRILWYVSGDKRKGGGRVRACSALTKRVQGTVKNLFREFQRFGVYEWRHLMEHFKNADAQGLAIEFTSTELFENPITFEVVNDVLESHGMKRQQFISAVLIPDSAFQEIYSQSTQHEP, from the coding sequence TTGACGAATCACGAAATTGCTGTTCGTCTAATTGAAACGGCTGACGAACTTGATGTGGTGAAGGAAATTTACCGCACCCAAAAGGCACTTTTGGGTTTCTTTCCTGATGAAGCGTTTCAACAGCGTGCTGATGCCAAGCAAATTTTGATCGCATGGTCCGGTAGCGACGCAGCTGGCTACGTGCTGTTCGCGACCAATCAGCGGTATGAGGTTCGCATCACTCACCTATGCGTGAAATCTGAGTATGGAAATCGGAAAATTGCAAAACAGCTAATCGCGGCGCTAGTGCAGGCGCACCCGAACCATTCTCGTATCCGCCTCAATTGCAGAGTCGATTACGAAGCCGCCGGTAGATACCGTCGGATGGGATTTTCAGAACTGCGTCGTTTTCCTGGTAAGAAGCAAGGAGGCAGTGAACTCATTGCTTTTGCGCTGGCAATTAATGAAACACCGCTGTTCGACGCCCTAGACGAGCCAAGCGAAACGGTAACCGTTGTGTGTGACACGATGGTTTGCATCGACATTGAAGACCAAGACCGACCGCACCATAAAGCAAGCAGTGGGTTACGATCTGATTGGCTAGTTGATGAAATCAATTTGAAAGTTACGCCTGAAATTTTTGCTGATCTCGGTCGTCAGGCAGAGCCTTTACGGAGCGATATGCGTTCGGCGGTGAAGAACGGTTGGGACCAGGTGGCAGTGGATCCGCTGGAGGTAGAGCGACAGTTGAAGGAGGTCCGTCAGGTCATGGGCGAGCCAAAGGATGATGCGAGCGCTTCAGATCAAAGACATATCGCTATTGCAGCAGCCATTGAGTCCGCAGCATTCGTCACCCGTGACGAGGAGGTCCTGAGCTTCCGCGAACAAATCCAAAGCTCGCTTGGATTACGTTTGCTTCCGCCGTCAGAATTCATAACCGAATACGACGCAGTGCTGAACTCGCATCGCTATCAGTACCGCGAACTGACTCGATCGGGAATCGAACGATGCCGAGTAGGTTCGATCGACGACTTTGATCTGAAGTGTTTTATTGACTCAGCAGGCGGCGAGACTCTCAAAGTCTTCCGTGCTAAACTAATCGCGATGCTTGCCGCTCCACGTGAGTGGGAAATTTATCGTGTTTGTTCGCGAAGCGATAAATGTATTGCGTTGTTCGCAATTCGGATTTTGGACGGCGGCGGCCGTGAAATCCACCTACTTCGCTTGAGTCGGCGTCTGGTTGGCACTCGTTTTGGACGAATCCTTGCAGAGTACATTGCCGATCAACCGCTCGGTGCATGGCGAAGCGGACAGCGTAGAATAGTTACGATTTCGGATCGTTATGCGACGCCGCTTGTTTTGGGGGCATGTTCGCGGCGGGGCTGGTCTCACGCCGATGGATCGCTATGGAGGCTTTCATTGCCAGGACAGTGGAGTCAATCCAGCCTGTGTGCCGAGCTTTCAGCAATGAGTGATTCGGGAATTGTCCCGATGGAGTTTGCAGAACAGATTTCAAAATCGATCGATATCGATCACAATTGCTTAGGCAACGAGGCTGAAACGCAGCAACTTGAGCGTTTGATTCATCCAGGCAAGGTCACTTTCGGTCAACTCCCAACTTGGGTAATACCGATACAACCCCGTTGGGCACAGGAACTTTTCGATTTCCGGCTCTGGAATATGCCTCTTTTTGATCCTGAAACATCATTGGTCATCAACCCGGACTCGGCTTATTACAAGAGCCCTCGGCAGGGGCCTAGCACCCCATTTGGACGGATTTTGTGGTACGTCAGCGGCGACAAGCGAAAAGGTGGTGGCCGGGTTCGGGCATGCTCGGCATTGACCAAACGTGTCCAAGGTACAGTCAAGAATCTGTTTCGTGAGTTTCAACGGTTCGGTGTCTACGAATGGCGTCATCTGATGGAACACTTCAAGAACGCCGACGCCCAAGGCTTGGCGATTGAATTCACGAGCACGGAGTTGTTTGAGAACCCGATCACGTTCGAGGTCGTAAACGACGTTTTAGAGTCTCACGGAATGAAGCGACAGCAGTTCATTTCCGCGGTGCTGATCCCCGATTCTGCTTTTCAAGAAATCTATTCGCAATCCACACAACATGAGCCTTGA
- a CDS encoding ASCH domain-containing protein: MLFLSIHPEHVKAIVEGRKTVELRKRKPSIDPGSAVVIYATMPKCEAVAVATVEAIEVGEPTIIWRNCGKLSAVSVQAFNAYFDGAGKAVGIHLSSIAVFKEPVSLGELRQRWDGFQPPQQYRYLDAKQQKFITARETTVGGCSLS; the protein is encoded by the coding sequence ATGTTGTTTCTGTCTATCCATCCAGAGCACGTCAAAGCGATTGTTGAAGGCCGTAAGACGGTTGAGCTTCGCAAACGCAAACCAAGTATTGATCCTGGATCCGCGGTAGTCATCTACGCGACCATGCCGAAGTGTGAAGCGGTCGCGGTCGCCACTGTCGAGGCAATCGAGGTTGGGGAACCAACGATTATTTGGCGAAATTGTGGCAAGCTGTCCGCTGTTTCAGTGCAAGCGTTCAACGCCTACTTCGACGGTGCTGGCAAGGCTGTCGGCATTCACCTGTCGAGTATCGCTGTTTTTAAAGAACCCGTTTCTCTTGGGGAGCTTCGCCAGCGTTGGGACGGTTTTCAGCCGCCCCAACAGTATCGCTATCTCGACGCAAAGCAACAGAAGTTCATCACAGCCCGAGAAACGACTGTTGGCGGTTGTTCGCTATCCTAG